The Saccharomyces mikatae IFO 1815 strain IFO1815 genome assembly, chromosome: 13 genome has a segment encoding these proteins:
- the SMKI13G1080 gene encoding uncharacterized protein (similar to Saccharomyces cerevisiae YML020W; ancestral locus Anc_5.554): MVTTPFQSSPRNSLKSSTTSLRSVQTQSDRLGLREPKHKTTKSWSMWGNNDDEEVESSNRNNAKENGKFNGQEGATVPNKGTSFQDNQQTTILEETSKIEKGENNKGDKNAAEAEVTTRSRTWPFFWGSSKKDREPTHNIPTGTDDNALSHLASSLNPAPLTNTYIPYKPDAILIRDKNVKTTKKLTDDIGDQFPNIVVPDFDILPKKTIWNTVTSTILKWKMEYWDSRPPSRVRKEKEPMQRSQNQFKEEINAAANEAKDEERLDRSKESLYRVDPWKKINLLSDYQSRPIRVLLVGVHGFFPTKIIRPFIGEPTGTSTKFVTEAEEIVKEYFDQYKVPIEINKIALEREGEIFDRVDFFYEVMKHWSKEINNSDFIYFVSHSQGCPVTIMLLAKLIKNGIINLDNSQFFNDEIQFCSSKKIISVLAMAGINNGPFYGADQTLFVRAYQTIEKDSLRELFEFQKFDSKQSQSLIEGLRTIISNNVKITFVGSINDQLVPLYSSICLFANHPNIFRAIFIDRGSQTPAFITRIVKIAGSLLDLGYNDHGIIKEISGSLAGTLTGGGHSTIYNEKQVYHLGIKFALETTDLFEMYPVEYSPYKLSELGANPYRLPWCMRGLMYESNKHFNNEEIKMLFKEFEEWDPETKQLKDIKNRLNGLKYRL; this comes from the coding sequence ATGGTCACGACTCCATTCCAATCTTCGCCGAGAAATAGTCTAAAATCTTCAACGACCTCACTGCGCTCAGTTCAAACGCAATCTGATCGTTTGGGGCTCAGGGAACCTAAGCACAAAACAACTAAATCTTGGTCAATGTGGGGAAATaatgatgacgaagaagTGGAATCATCTAATAGAAATAATGCGAAGGAAAATGGTAAATTCAATGGTCAAGAAGGTGCCACTGTTCCAAATAAAGGCACCAGCTTCCAGGATAACCAACAGACAACGATCTTAGAAGAAACGAGCAAGATTGAGAAAGGTGAGAACAATAAAGGCGATAAAAATGCAGCAGAGGCAGAAGTGACTACCAGATCTCGAACATGGCCATTTTTTTGGGGCAGCAGCAAGAAAGATCGGGAACCAACTCATAATATTCCTACTGGTACGGATGATAACGCCTTATCACATCTGGCAAGTAGTCTGAATCCAGCTCCCTTAACTAATACTTACATACCATACAAACCGGATGCTATATTAATCAGAGATAAAAACGTCAAAACCACAAAGAAATTAACGGATGATATAGGAGATCAGTTTCCTAATATTGTCGTACcagattttgatattttacCCAAAAAAACTATATGGAACACAGTCACATCGACCATTTTAAAATGGAAGATGGAATACTGGGATAGCAGACCTCCATCAAGGGtacgaaaagaaaaagaaccaaTGCAACGTTCACAGAATCAGTTTAAAGAGGAAATAAATGCAGCTGCAAATGAGGCAAAAGATGAGGAGCGCTTAGACCGAAGCAAAGAATCTTTATATAGGGTAGATccatggaaaaaaataaacctTCTATCAGATTACCAGTCCAGGCCTATCAGAGTTCTTCTTGTCGGTGTTCATGGCTTCTTTCCTACAAAAATTATCAGGCCATTCATTGGCGAGCCAACGGGTACATCTACTAAGTTTGTCACTGAAGCTGAGGAAATAGTGAAGGAATACTTTGACCAATATAAGGTACCCattgaaataaataaaattgCTCTAGAAAGAGAGGGGGAGATATTTGATAGGGTAGATTTCTTCTACGAAGTGATGAAGCATTGGagcaaagaaataaacaatTCGGATTTCATCTACTTTGTAAGTCATTCCCAGGGGTGCCCTGTCACTATCATGCTTCTAGCGAAACTGATCAAAAACGGTATAATAAACCTTGATAAttctcaatttttcaatgatgaaattCAATTTTGTTCCTCTAAGAAAATTATATCGGTATTAGCCATGGCAGGTATCAATAATGGTCCATTTTACGGTGCAGATCAAACCTTATTTGTTCGTGCATACCagacaattgaaaaagactCGTTGAGAGAATTATTCGAGTTCCAAAAGTTTGATTCTAAACAATCGCAAAGCCTCATAGAAGGCTTAAGaactattatctcaaatAATGTCAAGATTACGTTCGTGGGATCTATCAACGATCAGTTAGTTCCATTATATTCATCAATATGTCTTTTTGCAAACCACCCGAACATATTTCGAGCAATATTTATTGATAGAGGATCACAAACGCCAGCATTCATCACTCGCATAGTTAAAATAGCTGGTTCACTGCTGGACTTAGGTTATAACGACCATGGAATCATAAAAGAGATAAGCGGATCTTTGGCGGGTACCTTGACAGGAGGTGGTCACTCCACCATTTACAATGAGAAACAAGTCTACCATTTAGGCATCAAGTTTGCATTGGAGACAACtgatctttttgaaatgtATCCCGTTGAGTACTCACCGTACAAATTATCTGAGTTAGGAGCCAACCCTTATCGCTTGCCGTGGTGTATGAGGGGATTAATGTATGAATCAAACAAGCACttcaataatgaagagATCAAGATGTTGTTCAAGGAGTTTGAAGAATGGGACCCTGaaactaaacaactaaagGACATAAAAAACAGGCTTAACGGATTGAAATACCGACTTTAA